A single window of Rhodamnia argentea isolate NSW1041297 chromosome 5, ASM2092103v1, whole genome shotgun sequence DNA harbors:
- the LOC115753032 gene encoding uncharacterized protein DDB_G0283697 — MGSDEEESHTKESDQSWGTWDDLLLASAVKRHGFLAWDSVSLEVQSRTSLPHPLTTPDNCRLRYLHLKRRFSHHPSPDAAAASASASDEAVHIPWLEELRKLRVAELQQEVQRYDVSILSLQLKVKKLEEEREDSLRERHQKPDLAEDSKGDGSVKDKRDADGEPEPSAADRVATKSAAGEDSDRENRSVNESNSTGVKSERDKNGDEVEEGRGGGRQREGGNEPVRAGTGSGRTDRASEGTKPEGVDSYNGSSEPNRERRGEEGEGEGEGEGEEEEEEEERPESVAQSKENSSDVQSSASLTQKSKSKRKRKGRRLVEISGGEEQQGTEDASPAVDLGGKKESQPLVDMLKMIRAHKHASVFERRLPLQESEKYRGMVRQHMDLDGIESRLERGFYSSSPSSLLFYRDLLLLFNNALVFYPKSSIESLAALDLLRLVSSHFRKNPPPASHSLSHSQISSSTPDAPERSDPLLPKHKSSSATAAAAAAAPIIVCRKRSSMSTQQQPVNSDKKPALDSSKPSHEQGLVKMNATKERSVTGTRSLRRSSNKIIKNSSPTPNPTKKQAPTSTSIEKAENSNSKAEGMMAASTKKRSAADFLKRIKRNSPAGGKSKNSGSESSNNNNAASNNKKANSKNNKNSKKSEKGGEERKEEGSPSKPRTVGRPPKKGGTPEYSNVKRGREVGGKDSASASASTLKRPRKRARR, encoded by the exons ATGGGCAGCGACGAAGAGGAGAGTCATACCAAAGAATCAGATCAATCCTGGGGGACGTGGGACGACCTCCTCCTCGCCTCCGCCGTTAAACGCCACGGCTTCCTCGCCTGGGACTCCGTTTCCCTGGAAGTCCAATCCCGGACCTCCCTTCCCCACCCCCTCACCACCCCCGACAACTGTCGTCTCAGGTACCTACACCTCAAACGCCGCTTCTCTCACCATCCTTCccccgacgccgccgccgcctccgcctccgcctccgacGAAGCCGTCCATATCCCCTGGCTTGAAGAGCTCCGGAAGCTTCGCGTCGCCGAGCTCCAGCAGGAGGTCCAACGCTACGACGTATCCATCCT GTCCTTGCAgttgaaagtgaagaaattggaagaagaaagggaagacaGCTTGAGAGAGAGGCATCAGAAACCAGATCTGGCCGAGGACTCCAAAGGCGACGGATCGGTTAAAGACAAAAGGGACGCCGATGGAGAACCCGAGCCCTCAGCCGCCGACAGAGTCGCCACGAAATCGGCCGCCGGGGAGGACTCGGACCGCGAGAACCGGTCCGTTAACGAATCCAACTCTACTGGAGTGAAGAGCGAGCGGGACAAGAACGGTGATGAGGTCGAGGAGGGGCGAGGGGGAGGTAGGCAGAGAGAGGGGGGAAACGAACCGGTCCGGGCGGGAACCGGGTCGGGGAGGACGGATCGGGCATCGGAGGGGACGAAACCGGAGGGGGTCGACTCGTACAACGGGAGCTCGGAGCCGAACCGGGAGCGGAGGGGAGAggagggggaaggggaaggggaaggggaaggggaggaggaggaggaggaggaggagcggcCGGAGTCGGTGGCGCAGTCGAAGGAGAACAGCAGCGACGTGCAGAGCTCGGCCAGCTTGACTCAgaagagcaagagcaagaggaagaggaaggggcGGCGGCTGGTGGAGATATCCGGCGGAGAGGAACAACAGGGGACGGAGGACGCATCCCCGGCCGTGGATTTGGGTGGGAAGAAGGAATCGCAGCCGTTGGTGGATATGCTGAAGATGATCCGGGCACACAAGCACGCCTCCGTGTTCGAGCGACGGCTTCCCCttcag GAGAGCGAGAAATACAGGGGGATGGTGAGGCAGCACATGGACCTGGATGGGATAGAGTCGAGGTTGGAGAGAGGCTTCTACtcttcctccccctcctccctACTTTTCTACCgagacctcctcctcctcttcaacaACGCCCTCGTCTTCTACCCAAAGTCCTCCATTGAGTCCCTCGCCGCCCTCGATCTCCTACGCCTCGTCTCCTCCCACTTCCGGAAAAACCCCCCCCCCGCCTCCCATTCCCTTTCCCACTCTCAGATATCTTCCTCCACTCCCGATGCCCCCGAGAGGTCCGATCCCTTGCTCCCCAAGCACAAGTCCTCCTCTGCcaccgctgctgctgctgctgctgctcccaTCATCGTCTGCCGCAAGCGCAGCTCCATGTCCACCCAGCAGCAGCCCGTCAACAGCGATAAGAAGCCCGCCCTTGACTCCTCCAAGCCCTCGCACGAACAGGGCTTGGTCAAGATGAACGCCACCAAAGAGAGGTCCGTGACGGGGACGAGGAGCTTGAGGAGGAGCAGCAACAAGATCATCAAGAACAGTTCCCCCACTCCCAACCCAACCAAGAAGCAAGCCCCCACCTCCACCTCGATTGAAAAGGCTGAGAATTCCAACTCCAAAGCCGAAGGCATGATGGCGGCCTCCACCAAAAAGAGAAGTGCTGCCGATTTCTTGAAGAGGATAAAGCGGAATTCTCCCGCGGGAGGGAAGTCCAAGAATTCCGGGAGTGAATCTTCCAATAACAACAACGCCGCTAGTAATAACAAGAAGGCAAACAGCAAGAATAACAAGAATTCTAAGAAGAGTGAGAAAGGTGGCGAGGAGAGGAAGGAAGAGGGCAGCCCGTCCAAGCCAAGGACCGTCGGGAGGCCTCCAAAGAAGGGAGGAACCCCTGAATATTCCAATGTGAAGCGAGGCAGAGAAGTTGGAGGCAAGGACTCTGCATCCGCATCCGCATCCACACTGAAGCGGCCAAGAAAGCGAGCTAGGAGGTAG
- the LOC115753042 gene encoding uncharacterized protein LOC115753042 isoform X2: protein MNSPADARPTPNSSPAIPTNQQKSGQFPSQTTLVRQGVVYPVASSGRGFIPKSPNQLDPAAVRHPVPVSARVLVPSHPKQCFSPSLPLPDCNGCKELRDRAREDAATVVRDRKVRLSDGDSLYALCRSWLRNGFPEESQPQYGVGVKSLPRPLPPVESYRIVKKEAEDDNEDEKDAEELSTSDLLKRHVKRAKRVRSRLREERSQRIARYKSRLALLLPLQVEQFKSDSVA, encoded by the exons ATGAATTCTCCAGCCGACGCCCGCCCCACCCCCAATTCTTCGCCGGCCATCCCAACCAATCAACAAAAGTCAGGCCAATTCCCGTCGCAGACGACTTTAGTCAGGCAAGGAGTCGTATACCCAGTCGCCTCCTCCGGCCGCGGTTTCATCCCTAAATCCCCAAATCAGTTGGACCCCGCGGCGGTGCGTCATCCCGTCCCCGTATCCGCTAGGGTTTTGGTCCCTTCTCATCCCAAACAATGCTTTTCCCCTTCCCTTCCTCTTCCCGATTGCAATGGCTGTAAAGAGCTCag GGATCGAGCCAGAGAGGACGCAGCTACTGTCGTTCGAGACAGAAAA GTCCGATTGTCAGATGGGGATTCACTTTATGCGCTTTGCAGATCATGGTTAAGGAATGGTTTCCCTGAAGAATCACAG ccCCAATATGGCGTTGGTGTTAAATCCCTTCCAAGACCCCTGCCTCCTGTCGAGAGTTACAGGATAGTAAAGAAAGAAGCTGAAGATGACAACGAG gACGAGAAGGATGCTGAGGAGTTGAGTACTAGTGATTTGCTGAAAAGACATGTCAAGCGTGCTAAGAGGGTTCGGTCAAG ATTAAGAGAAGAGCGATCGCAACGGATTGCAAGGTATAAAAGTAGGCTCGCCCTTCTCCTGCCTCTTCAGGTGGAGCAATTTAAAAGTGATTCAGTTGCTTAA
- the LOC115753051 gene encoding uncharacterized protein LOC115753051 translates to MAGSTRGDKGPPSGLVERLDPSGLSSPLGFLRPSPTQLSPVRREDGGMMKEEEETKSGNGSQAPQPNPMQTAAPDAQLFQLLSCLLHQVEALTNDEEVELRSKIKALGLEVTKVPSSSTRHLDELEIAKELDKLSTKLDDVDEMISSAIASDPHVQSLLSGTADIWMPVITASADERRNFAGPTGEGDARESEKAPM, encoded by the exons ATGGCTGGCTCTACACGTGGCGACAAGGGCCCACCCTCGGGGTTGGTCGAAAGGTTGGATCCGTCCGGACTCTCCTCTCCACTTGGGTTTCTGAGGCCATCGCCAACTCAACTTTCACCAGTTCGGAGGGAGGACGGCGGAatgatgaaggaggaggaggagacaaaATCCGGGAATGGAAGCCAGGCACCTCAACCCAACCCAATGCAAACCGCCGCGCCTGATGCTCAGCTTTTCCAGCTCCTCTCTTGCCTTCTTCACCAG GTGGAAGCATTGACCAACGATGAGGAAGTTGAATTGCGTTCCAAGATAAAAGCACTTGGATTAGAGGTGACAAAAGTTCCTTCAAGCTCAACGCGGCATCTGGATGAG CTGGAAATAGCCAAAGAGTTGGACAAGCTGTCAACGAAGTTGGATGATGTGGATGAGATGATATCTTCAGCCATAGCTTCAGATCCGCACGTGCAATCGCTCTTGAGTGGTACAGCTGATATATGGATGCCAGTGATTACAGCGAGTGCTGATGAGAGACGTAACTTTGCTGGGCCTACGGGAGAAGGTGATGCCAGAGAAAGTGAGAAGGCTCCTATGTAG
- the LOC115753075 gene encoding uncharacterized protein LOC115753075 — protein sequence MAQPEPEACIVHFSHLHPLTLHHRPQPQQSCSGCKLKAVGWTYGCPSPCSYFLHLSCAKMPPQIHHPFDQHNHILTLLPSPVCPPGVFTCTACAKQGSGFSYHCSAASCNFHLHITCASMPLTRTHPSHHHLLHLTFSPPYPNRSFSCDICGNLGSNQWLYRCHSCEFDAHLSCALKKPVAPVSTPLQQPLMQSYSTLPAQSPQAQNYRPPPQLPQARPYYPDQTRTTRHYQTDTMASATTHFQGLPCIFQSPTPTIPCTNGVGQPVGIQRNGQANALNLVVQGLFGGRQNFGQTVLQGLLGGGGGNADGGGGGGNDFGGGTADFGGDSGTGYGNFFSVGNDNFDGMGGSFGYENIGAGLGDLG from the coding sequence ATGGCTCAACCAGAACCAGAAGCATGCATCGTCCATTTCAGCCACCTTCATCCTCTGACTCTCCACCATCGACCTCAACCCCAGCAATCCTGCTCAGGGTGCAAGCTCAAGGCTGTGGGATGGACGTACGGTTGCCCCTCACCCTGCAGCTACTTCCTCCACCTTTCATGCGCCAAAATGCCCCCTCAAATCCACCACCCCTTTGACCAACACAACCACATCCTCACCCTCCTTCCATCCCCGGTTTGCCCACCCGGCGTCTTCACATGCACTGCTTGTGCCAAGCAAGGCAGCGGCTTCTCTTACCACTGCTCCGCTGCTTCGTGCAACTTCCATCTCCATATCACCTGCGCATCCATGCCCTTGACTCGAACTCATCCCTCCCACCATCACCTCCTCCACCTCACTTTCTCCCCTCCTTACCCCAACCGGAGTTTCTCTTGCGATATCTGCGGGAATTTGGGCTCCAACCAGTGGCTCTACCGTTGCCACTCCTGTGAATTCGATGCTCACTTATCTTGCGCCCTGAAGAAGCCAGTTGCTCCAGTTTCAACTCCGCTTCAACAACCCCTGATGCAAAGTTACTCCACTTTGCCCGCTCAATCCCCTCAGGCTCAAAATTACCGGCCTCCTCCTCAACTTCCACAAGCTCGACCTTATTACCCAGATCAAACTCGCACAACGCGGCATTACCAAACAGATACAATGGCTTCTGCCACCACCCATTTTCAAGGGTTGCCCTGCATCTTCCAGAGTCCTACTCCTACCATCCCTTGCACCAATGGAGTCGGGCAGCCTGTGGGCATTCAAAGAAATGGGCAGGCCAACGCTCTGAACCTAGTTGTCCAGGGTCTCTTCGGTGGCAGACAGAATTTCGGTCAGACAGTCCTCCAAGGATTactgggtggtggtggtggtaatgcagacggtggaggtggaggaggaaatGACTTTGGTGGCGGAACGGCCGACTTTGGAGGAGACAGTGGGACTGGATATGGAAACTTCTTCTCAGTGGGTAATGACAACTTTGATGGAATGGGCGGAAGTTTTGGCTATGAAAATATTGGAGCTGGTCTTGGAGATTTGGGTTAA
- the LOC115753042 gene encoding uncharacterized protein LOC115753042 isoform X1 has translation MNSPADARPTPNSSPAIPTNQQKSGQFPSQTTLVRQGVVYPVASSGRGFIPKSPNQLDPAAVRHPVPVSARVLVPSHPKQCFSPSLPLPDCNGCKELRHGFCRDRAREDAATVVRDRKVRLSDGDSLYALCRSWLRNGFPEESQPQYGVGVKSLPRPLPPVESYRIVKKEAEDDNEDEKDAEELSTSDLLKRHVKRAKRVRSRLREERSQRIARYKSRLALLLPLQVEQFKSDSVA, from the exons ATGAATTCTCCAGCCGACGCCCGCCCCACCCCCAATTCTTCGCCGGCCATCCCAACCAATCAACAAAAGTCAGGCCAATTCCCGTCGCAGACGACTTTAGTCAGGCAAGGAGTCGTATACCCAGTCGCCTCCTCCGGCCGCGGTTTCATCCCTAAATCCCCAAATCAGTTGGACCCCGCGGCGGTGCGTCATCCCGTCCCCGTATCCGCTAGGGTTTTGGTCCCTTCTCATCCCAAACAATGCTTTTCCCCTTCCCTTCCTCTTCCCGATTGCAATGGCTGTAAAGAGCTCag GCATGGTTTCTGTAGGGATCGAGCCAGAGAGGACGCAGCTACTGTCGTTCGAGACAGAAAA GTCCGATTGTCAGATGGGGATTCACTTTATGCGCTTTGCAGATCATGGTTAAGGAATGGTTTCCCTGAAGAATCACAG ccCCAATATGGCGTTGGTGTTAAATCCCTTCCAAGACCCCTGCCTCCTGTCGAGAGTTACAGGATAGTAAAGAAAGAAGCTGAAGATGACAACGAG gACGAGAAGGATGCTGAGGAGTTGAGTACTAGTGATTTGCTGAAAAGACATGTCAAGCGTGCTAAGAGGGTTCGGTCAAG ATTAAGAGAAGAGCGATCGCAACGGATTGCAAGGTATAAAAGTAGGCTCGCCCTTCTCCTGCCTCTTCAGGTGGAGCAATTTAAAAGTGATTCAGTTGCTTAA